A window of Thermodesulfobacteriota bacterium contains these coding sequences:
- a CDS encoding putative toxin-antitoxin system toxin component, PIN family: MAKIVVDANVLISAAFGGTPLNAVSKAFSRGDVCLSPVVAAEIGETIMRLSKKLGAEKTKILFSLWDRFQSLCRMEESVRNVSVCRDPKDDAYLSLCASIGAEYLITGDKDLLVVDPAREPALPGDLKILAPREYLEMD, translated from the coding sequence ATGGCTAAGATCGTCGTCGACGCCAATGTCCTCATCTCGGCGGCCTTCGGCGGGACACCTCTAAATGCCGTGAGCAAAGCGTTTTCCAGGGGCGATGTCTGTCTTTCCCCAGTCGTGGCAGCGGAGATCGGGGAGACGATCATGCGATTGTCCAAGAAACTGGGGGCGGAAAAGACGAAGATTCTATTCTCCCTCTGGGACCGGTTCCAATCCCTGTGTCGCATGGAGGAATCCGTACGCAATGTATCGGTCTGCCGTGACCCGAAAGATGATGCCTATCTATCCCTGTGCGCGAGCATCGGGGCGGAATACCTGATCACCGGCGACAAGGACCTGTTGGTGGTGGACCCTGCACGAGAACCCGCGTTGCCCGGGGATTTGAAGATCCTGGCCCCGAGGGAATACCTGGAGATGGATTGA
- a CDS encoding type II toxin-antitoxin system prevent-host-death family antitoxin produces MPRAAGTKFIGVREFKENLTGLLGKKEEVVVTRHGKPIARVVPVKKGSPEDLLLEIGMVLEGSGVSKEEALRALQAARKAVHG; encoded by the coding sequence ATGCCAAGGGCGGCAGGCACGAAATTCATCGGGGTCAGGGAGTTCAAGGAGAATCTGACCGGCTTGCTCGGGAAGAAGGAAGAGGTGGTGGTTACCCGGCATGGCAAGCCGATCGCCCGGGTCGTCCCGGTGAAGAAGGGGTCCCCCGAGGATCTGCTCCTGGAGATCGGGATGGTGTTGGAAGGTTCGGGCGTTTCGAAGGAGGAGGCGCTGCGGGCGCTTCAGGCGGCCCGGAAAGCCGTCCATGGCTAA
- a CDS encoding DNA polymerase IV — translation MTRTILHLDLDAFYAAVEVLDRPELRGKPVIVGGSENRGVVAAASYESRKFGVRSAMPTATAKRLCPNGIFLPGRMDRYKEMSDRVFTVYRRFTPLVEPLSIDEAFLDVTGCERLFGSGEEVARKVKEAVLRETGLIVSAGVASNKFIAKIASDIGKPDGLVVIPPGREQEFLDPLPVGRVWGVGKVTEAELARRGIRTIQDLRCTPRETLVRAFGAHGEQLFELAWGRDDRTVETEHEAKSVGHEETYDRDLRDRGTMRRELLALSGRVSERLRAKELRGKTVTLKVKYHDFVQVTRAITLADPTSDGGTIYRCAVELLAETEAGSRPVRLLGVSVSRLEEAKEPVPGSRMEQMPLFGGSGAGSAPKAPPPPPDPARMERLNRAVDRIREKFGRKGIVPGALPDDEG, via the coding sequence CACCATCCTCCACCTGGACCTCGACGCCTTCTACGCCGCCGTGGAAGTGCTGGACAGGCCGGAGCTGCGCGGCAAGCCGGTGATCGTGGGGGGAAGCGAGAACCGGGGCGTCGTCGCCGCGGCATCGTACGAGTCGAGGAAATTCGGCGTCCGCTCCGCGATGCCGACGGCCACCGCGAAGCGGCTTTGCCCCAACGGGATCTTCCTCCCGGGCCGGATGGATCGCTACAAGGAGATGTCCGACCGCGTCTTCACGGTCTACCGCAGGTTCACCCCGCTCGTCGAGCCGCTCTCCATCGACGAGGCATTCCTGGACGTGACCGGCTGCGAGCGGCTGTTCGGCTCAGGGGAAGAGGTCGCCCGGAAGGTCAAGGAGGCGGTGCTCCGGGAAACCGGCCTGATCGTCTCCGCGGGCGTCGCCTCCAACAAGTTCATCGCGAAGATCGCCTCCGACATCGGCAAGCCCGACGGCCTCGTCGTGATCCCGCCCGGCCGGGAGCAGGAGTTCCTCGACCCGCTGCCGGTGGGGAGGGTTTGGGGCGTGGGGAAGGTCACGGAGGCCGAGCTTGCCCGCCGGGGGATCCGCACCATCCAGGACCTGCGCTGCACCCCCCGGGAGACGCTCGTCCGCGCCTTCGGCGCGCACGGCGAGCAGCTGTTCGAGCTGGCCTGGGGCCGCGACGACCGCACAGTAGAGACGGAGCACGAGGCGAAATCCGTCGGCCACGAGGAGACGTACGACCGCGACCTGCGCGACCGGGGGACGATGCGGCGGGAGCTGCTTGCGCTCTCCGGCCGCGTATCGGAGCGGTTGCGGGCGAAGGAGCTCCGGGGGAAGACCGTCACGCTGAAGGTGAAGTACCACGATTTTGTCCAGGTGACCCGGGCGATCACGCTGGCGGACCCCACGAGCGACGGCGGGACGATCTACCGGTGCGCCGTCGAGCTGCTGGCGGAGACGGAAGCGGGGTCCAGGCCCGTGCGGCTGCTGGGGGTCTCGGTGTCGAGGCTGGAGGAGGCGAAGGAGCCGGTCCCCGGGAGCCGGATGGAGCAGATGCCGCTGTTCGGCGGATCGGGCGCGGGCAGTGCGCCGAAGGCGCCGCCTCCGCCGCCGGACCCCGCCCGGATGGAGCGGCTCAACCGCGCGGTGGACCGGATCCGCGAGAAGTTCGGGCGGAAGGGGATCGTCCCCGGCGCGCTCCCGGACGACGAGGGCTGA
- a CDS encoding PASTA domain-containing protein: MKPARRKRWLIPFLLLSLAAVDPAYCESICGQWRNAGAMVHDLENAGKQLSARRDLLKKKVEEGRSRAAAQPGSEAKIRQMEEDARQKAFDKKRVENELAVDRREAARQDPSRRRAEAEEAKRKLRGDREKLARVEADIQSRLGNDPKLADLRKERDSLQGEHRNLFGNQTPDDTLAFLRTNPHGCNRDLQKTDLCEYAKAIGRREHFSDQTASTPFGIGLDDRNKWPDVRSLVDGEARERARLAELASRLIKRNAEIAEAEKLAAGPALLQERDGLRSSIARAESTSAQSQENLSSDERYFKTLQERIEQEENELAALARELEDLERDLARRKADRASLQAAEAELGRVESDLERINEGLDAARQERDGREKELHSRAALLGALTAQGGDLYNQAVGARKENNAAACERYLKGARDTLADATRRSAEIESCLDPSVLKKLTLGRLQADAVDCRTGSPPAGMVKMPAVRGMDWKKAEELLTSLGFRAIRFSELLAPAKESDKGRAISTSPPAGQAVPPETPVTVFLFNKNFEEPEKAKERVQATLTGGGDWDKEAGKARVSAVTVNAQAPAAPAGGTSPPDGIQTDRAKEVANEAIARGPKAEPVITHEGIAGVMGTVAGIAASRDVRGKTTGYPTSQPGIRDIGQDPLPGVIPSTKTAPGRAAVPAGNAGAGKSADQTMKCAYHKQGNAGDAYYVVETPGSPKGYIIHKVWDPPRGDADRMMCGTQRGAMKKCLQGTYGPSVVVLGPFSGEDLAMQTAKGRCR; encoded by the coding sequence ATGAAGCCCGCCCGCCGAAAACGATGGTTGATCCCCTTTCTTCTGCTGTCCCTCGCCGCCGTTGATCCCGCGTATTGCGAAAGCATCTGCGGCCAGTGGCGGAATGCCGGCGCCATGGTTCATGATCTGGAGAACGCCGGCAAACAGCTTTCGGCCCGACGAGACCTCCTGAAAAAGAAGGTGGAAGAGGGGCGGTCCCGGGCCGCCGCGCAACCCGGCAGCGAAGCGAAGATCCGGCAAATGGAGGAGGATGCGAGGCAGAAGGCCTTCGACAAGAAACGGGTGGAAAACGAACTGGCGGTCGACCGGCGCGAGGCGGCGAGACAGGACCCGTCCCGCCGTCGCGCCGAGGCGGAAGAAGCGAAACGTAAACTGCGGGGTGACAGGGAGAAACTGGCTCGAGTGGAGGCCGACATCCAATCCCGTCTGGGCAACGATCCAAAATTGGCCGACCTGCGCAAGGAGAGGGATTCGCTCCAGGGGGAGCATCGGAACCTGTTCGGGAACCAAACCCCGGATGATACCCTGGCGTTCCTCCGGACAAACCCCCATGGCTGCAACCGGGACCTCCAGAAAACGGATCTCTGCGAATATGCAAAGGCAATCGGCCGCCGGGAACACTTTAGCGACCAGACAGCATCGACCCCGTTCGGCATAGGGCTTGACGACAGAAATAAATGGCCGGATGTACGCTCGCTGGTGGATGGAGAAGCCCGGGAACGCGCCCGGTTGGCGGAGCTGGCCAGCCGGCTGATCAAGCGGAATGCGGAAATCGCGGAAGCCGAGAAACTCGCGGCGGGACCCGCACTCCTCCAGGAGCGGGACGGTCTCCGGTCTTCGATCGCCCGCGCGGAGTCGACCTCTGCGCAATCGCAGGAAAACCTTTCATCGGACGAGCGCTATTTCAAGACGCTCCAGGAGCGGATCGAGCAGGAGGAAAACGAGCTCGCCGCTCTGGCGCGGGAACTGGAGGACCTGGAGCGGGATCTGGCGCGGAGAAAAGCGGACCGGGCCTCCCTGCAAGCCGCCGAAGCGGAGCTTGGCCGGGTGGAGTCCGACCTGGAGAGGATAAACGAGGGGCTCGATGCCGCACGGCAGGAACGGGACGGCCGTGAGAAAGAGTTGCATTCGAGGGCCGCACTATTGGGAGCACTCACCGCCCAGGGGGGGGATTTGTACAATCAGGCCGTCGGCGCCCGAAAAGAGAACAACGCGGCGGCCTGTGAGCGATACCTTAAGGGCGCCCGGGATACCCTGGCGGATGCGACGCGAAGGTCCGCGGAAATCGAGTCCTGCCTGGATCCCTCCGTGCTAAAAAAGTTGACACTGGGTCGGCTTCAGGCGGACGCCGTCGACTGCCGCACCGGCAGCCCGCCGGCCGGCATGGTCAAAATGCCCGCTGTGAGAGGCATGGACTGGAAAAAAGCCGAGGAACTGTTGACAAGCCTCGGTTTCCGGGCGATTCGCTTCTCCGAACTTCTCGCGCCGGCAAAGGAAAGCGACAAGGGGAGGGCGATCAGCACATCGCCGCCGGCCGGCCAGGCGGTCCCGCCGGAGACCCCGGTCACAGTTTTCCTGTTCAACAAGAATTTCGAGGAGCCGGAGAAAGCGAAGGAGCGCGTCCAGGCGACCCTGACAGGCGGCGGCGACTGGGACAAGGAAGCGGGCAAAGCCCGGGTGTCGGCCGTCACCGTCAACGCGCAAGCGCCGGCCGCCCCGGCGGGCGGCACGTCCCCCCCCGACGGCATCCAGACGGACCGCGCCAAAGAGGTGGCTAACGAGGCGATCGCGCGGGGACCGAAGGCCGAACCGGTGATCACGCACGAGGGGATCGCGGGAGTAATGGGTACGGTTGCCGGCATCGCCGCCTCCAGGGACGTCCGCGGCAAAACGACCGGATACCCGACATCCCAGCCGGGCATCCGGGATATCGGGCAGGATCCTCTGCCGGGAGTGATCCCGTCGACGAAGACCGCTCCCGGGCGTGCAGCGGTGCCGGCTGGTAACGCCGGCGCGGGCAAGAGCGCAGACCAGACCATGAAATGCGCGTACCACAAACAAGGAAATGCGGGGGACGCCTATTACGTGGTGGAAACCCCGGGGAGCCCCAAGGGATACATAATCCACAAGGTATGGGACCCTCCCCGGGGAGACGCCGACCGGATGATGTGCGGCACCCAGCGGGGCGCCATGAAAAAATGTCTCCAGGGCACATACGGCCCGTCGGTGGTGGTGCTGGGACCGTTCTCCGGTGAAGACCTTGCGATGCAAACCGCAAAAGGGAGGTGCCGGTGA
- a CDS encoding VOC family protein — MNKPAKNTICLWYDGDAEEAARFYAETFPDSSVGAVFLAPGDYPSGKKGDVLTVEFTVMGIPCLGLNGGPGVKHNLAFSFQVATADQAETDRYWNAIVGNGGEESDCGWCKDKWGLSWQITPIALIEAISDPDPAAAKRAFDAMMEMKRIDIAAIEAARRG; from the coding sequence ATGAATAAGCCGGCAAAGAATACGATTTGCCTTTGGTACGATGGCGACGCCGAGGAAGCAGCGCGATTTTATGCCGAGACCTTTCCCGATTCATCCGTTGGCGCGGTGTTCCTCGCGCCGGGGGACTATCCGTCAGGAAAGAAAGGGGATGTGTTGACGGTCGAGTTTACCGTGATGGGAATTCCCTGCCTCGGGCTCAATGGCGGACCCGGGGTCAAGCACAACTTGGCGTTCTCGTTTCAGGTCGCAACCGCTGACCAGGCCGAAACGGATCGTTACTGGAACGCCATCGTCGGCAACGGCGGCGAAGAGAGTGACTGCGGCTGGTGCAAGGACAAATGGGGCCTGTCCTGGCAGATTACGCCGATCGCTCTGATCGAAGCGATATCCGATCCCGATCCCGCTGCCGCCAAACGCGCGTTCGATGCGATGATGGAGATGAAAAGGATCGACATCGCTGCAATCGAGGCGGCGCGGCGCGGATGA
- a CDS encoding NapC/NirT family cytochrome c, translating into MEEKRVGPGGLYRNAVSFFGALIAAGSVLLIVFSIALEYSLKRPSPYLGIFTFMIFPTFFAIGALIFLWGMRRESLRRREAGTDEALPYPLVDLNLPRHRRKFVYVAVGGTFLAVLMAFVTYNAFLYSESVQFCGTLCHTVMKPEYQAYLASPHARVRCVDCHIGEGAEWFVKAKISGLRQVYAVTFQTYERPIPTPIANLRPARETCEECHWPAKFFGTQLMQNPHFRYDEKNSAEQISLGVKTGGGESTRGGAGIHWHMIIKNRVVYAAVDRKKQEIPYFEVRDEQGKVTETYTSLDYKGTPEQLAALPRSNMDCMDCHNRPTHVFVPPDTAVDRAMMSNLIPRTLPWAKKVVVDALVKEYPSSAKAHEGLAAEIGGFYKQKYPAVFGSRKADIDNAVAAAIDIFDRSVFPEMNVNWQTYTSNIGHRNWPGCFRCHDGRHVSNSGKTLSMDCAECHTLPVRSALMPLGTVSMEGKVPWHPVALEGKHATILCSKCHSAGYRPPIDCGECHKFDASAPMMGDACTTCHLKPGQKQPQVACAKCHTPVVGLHKKKEHTEAGCTECHKPHGWTIKGRDTCLSCHDDKKEHNAPDACAECHEFRKAGK; encoded by the coding sequence ATGGAGGAAAAGCGGGTCGGTCCCGGCGGGCTGTACCGGAACGCGGTCAGTTTCTTCGGAGCGCTCATCGCGGCGGGAAGCGTCCTTCTCATCGTATTCTCCATCGCCCTCGAATACAGCCTGAAGCGCCCCAGCCCGTACCTGGGGATCTTCACCTTCATGATCTTCCCGACGTTCTTCGCCATCGGCGCGCTGATCTTCCTCTGGGGCATGCGGCGGGAAAGCCTGCGGAGGCGTGAGGCGGGGACGGACGAGGCGCTCCCCTACCCGCTCGTCGATCTGAATCTTCCGAGGCACCGCAGGAAGTTCGTCTATGTCGCCGTCGGCGGGACCTTCCTCGCGGTCCTCATGGCATTCGTCACATACAACGCGTTCCTCTACAGCGAGTCGGTCCAGTTCTGCGGCACCCTGTGCCACACCGTGATGAAGCCCGAATACCAGGCGTACCTCGCGTCCCCCCACGCCCGGGTGCGCTGCGTGGACTGCCACATCGGGGAAGGCGCGGAGTGGTTCGTCAAGGCGAAGATCTCGGGACTGCGCCAGGTCTACGCCGTCACCTTCCAAACGTATGAGCGCCCCATCCCCACCCCCATCGCGAACCTGCGACCGGCGCGGGAGACGTGCGAGGAGTGCCACTGGCCCGCCAAGTTCTTCGGGACGCAGCTCATGCAGAACCCGCACTTCCGGTACGACGAGAAGAACAGCGCCGAGCAGATCAGCCTCGGGGTGAAGACCGGCGGCGGGGAGTCGACGCGCGGAGGGGCGGGGATCCACTGGCACATGATCATCAAGAACCGGGTCGTCTACGCGGCCGTCGACCGGAAGAAGCAGGAGATCCCCTACTTCGAGGTCCGCGACGAGCAGGGCAAGGTGACGGAGACGTACACGAGCCTCGACTACAAGGGGACGCCGGAGCAGTTGGCGGCGCTGCCCCGGTCGAACATGGACTGCATGGACTGCCACAACCGGCCGACGCACGTCTTCGTCCCGCCGGACACCGCCGTGGACCGGGCCATGATGTCGAACCTCATCCCGCGGACGCTGCCGTGGGCCAAGAAGGTGGTCGTGGACGCGCTGGTCAAGGAATACCCCTCGAGCGCGAAGGCGCATGAGGGGCTCGCCGCCGAGATCGGCGGCTTCTACAAGCAGAAGTACCCCGCCGTCTTCGGGTCGCGCAAGGCCGATATCGACAACGCCGTGGCCGCGGCGATCGACATCTTCGACCGCAGCGTCTTCCCGGAGATGAACGTGAACTGGCAGACGTACACCTCCAACATCGGCCACCGGAACTGGCCCGGCTGCTTCCGCTGCCACGACGGGCGCCACGTGTCGAACTCGGGGAAGACGCTGAGCATGGACTGCGCGGAGTGTCACACCCTGCCGGTCCGCAGCGCCCTGATGCCGCTGGGCACCGTCTCCATGGAGGGGAAGGTGCCCTGGCACCCCGTCGCGCTGGAAGGAAAGCACGCGACGATCCTGTGCAGCAAGTGCCACTCGGCCGGCTACCGCCCGCCGATCGACTGCGGCGAGTGCCACAAGTTCGACGCCTCCGCCCCCATGATGGGGGACGCCTGCACCACCTGCCATCTGAAGCCCGGGCAGAAGCAGCCGCAGGTCGCGTGCGCGAAATGCCACACGCCGGTGGTCGGGCTGCACAAGAAGAAGGAGCACACGGAGGCGGGGTGCACGGAATGTCACAAGCCGCACGGGTGGACGATCAAGGGGCGGGACACGTGCCTTTCGTGCCACGACGACAAGAAGGAGCACAACGCGCCGGACGCCTGCGCGGAGTGCCACGAATTCCGGAAGGCGGGGAAATAA
- a CDS encoding CxxxxCH/CxxCH domain-containing protein, whose protein sequence is MATALVAGCTGSSTGKSGVNMDHVLPSGASVPGWLTVPSGGTHASAATQDFIATNGSSGCAECHGPDLAGGVSRTSCYGNPAGCHHGPAAGWSGPSVHGAEAKKAPGNSGFASCQICHGSDFSGRLTAPGCASCHGVPAPHPAAPWRGATFSHADTNGANASVCARCHLQGSPNNPHLPPSPAPAGTAPGCFNGTMCHNQAGHPAGWVAAPPAAQPHGDAAKTDGTVPGQGFPGCQACHGNDFAGGASNVSCLVCHGVAAPHAPKPWRSSAGTTYTHTNISEPGNAPVCYTCHAFTGTANPRNPHPPPSPAPAGTAPGCFNGTMCHNQAVPHPVGGLWFAFPPAPQEHGNAAKATPSATTGFAYCQVCHGTGTNFDGGSSGVSCFTTCHFVSAPGPVGVPNPPHPAQWNSFDTYKHSTTDAGNAAVCALCHQSAAGTPGCFNNTLCHGAAGAAHQVPFNNASHYSVTAGTFPGSCSACHDVAAPSSKTGPVCRSCHAAASPLAAAACTSCHASPPDGGAGTYANVAGAHAVHLALNGGGSPVSCDTCHNGLGPSLANLNHYNRAKNRVPPGDVAFPATYNAQSGASSFDNSAALACSNVSCHGGQATPNWQTGALNVNTQCTNCHTDGTTFQFNGPTSNDHNRGPHRAAACTDCHNTATLAVNHFTNLSTTALEGPASATIGGAGTQIISYTPANRSCTPTCHGNENW, encoded by the coding sequence ATGGCGACCGCCCTGGTCGCGGGCTGCACCGGGTCGTCGACCGGCAAGTCCGGAGTGAACATGGACCACGTGCTTCCTTCCGGCGCTTCCGTCCCAGGGTGGCTGACCGTTCCTTCCGGCGGGACGCACGCCTCGGCCGCCACGCAGGATTTCATCGCCACCAACGGGAGCAGCGGCTGCGCGGAGTGCCACGGCCCGGACCTCGCCGGCGGGGTCTCCCGCACGTCGTGCTACGGTAACCCGGCCGGCTGCCACCACGGACCGGCGGCGGGGTGGTCGGGCCCCTCGGTGCACGGGGCGGAGGCGAAGAAAGCTCCGGGGAACTCGGGGTTCGCCTCCTGCCAGATCTGCCACGGGAGCGACTTCTCCGGCCGCCTGACGGCCCCTGGGTGCGCCTCCTGCCACGGCGTCCCCGCGCCGCACCCTGCGGCGCCGTGGCGCGGCGCTACGTTCAGCCACGCGGATACGAACGGCGCGAACGCATCGGTGTGCGCGCGGTGCCATCTCCAGGGTTCGCCGAACAACCCGCATCTTCCCCCGTCGCCGGCCCCCGCGGGGACGGCTCCCGGCTGCTTCAATGGGACGATGTGCCACAACCAGGCCGGCCATCCCGCCGGGTGGGTCGCCGCCCCCCCCGCGGCACAGCCGCACGGCGATGCGGCCAAGACGGACGGCACGGTACCCGGACAGGGATTCCCGGGCTGCCAGGCATGCCATGGAAACGATTTCGCCGGCGGCGCTTCGAACGTGTCGTGCCTGGTCTGCCACGGGGTGGCCGCTCCGCACGCGCCGAAGCCGTGGCGCTCCTCCGCGGGCACCACGTACACCCACACGAACATATCCGAGCCGGGAAACGCGCCCGTGTGCTACACCTGCCACGCTTTCACGGGGACGGCTAACCCCCGGAATCCGCATCCTCCCCCTTCGCCGGCCCCCGCGGGGACGGCTCCCGGCTGCTTCAACGGGACGATGTGTCACAACCAGGCGGTTCCCCACCCGGTGGGGGGCCTCTGGTTCGCGTTCCCTCCCGCCCCGCAGGAGCACGGCAACGCCGCAAAAGCGACGCCGTCCGCGACGACCGGTTTTGCGTATTGCCAGGTCTGCCACGGGACCGGGACGAACTTCGACGGCGGTTCGTCGGGGGTCTCCTGCTTCACCACCTGCCACTTCGTGTCCGCTCCGGGACCGGTGGGCGTTCCGAACCCGCCGCACCCGGCGCAGTGGAATTCCTTCGACACGTACAAGCACAGCACCACCGACGCGGGGAACGCCGCCGTTTGCGCGCTTTGCCACCAGTCCGCCGCGGGAACCCCCGGCTGCTTCAACAACACCTTGTGCCACGGGGCGGCCGGCGCCGCGCATCAGGTGCCGTTCAACAACGCGTCCCACTACTCGGTGACAGCCGGGACGTTCCCCGGGAGCTGCAGCGCCTGCCACGACGTCGCCGCGCCGTCTTCGAAGACCGGGCCCGTCTGCCGGTCGTGCCACGCCGCTGCCTCGCCGCTCGCGGCGGCCGCGTGCACCTCCTGCCACGCCAGCCCGCCGGACGGCGGGGCGGGGACGTACGCGAACGTCGCCGGGGCGCATGCCGTGCATCTCGCCCTGAACGGCGGGGGGAGCCCCGTCTCCTGCGACACGTGCCATAACGGCCTCGGGCCCAGCCTCGCGAACCTGAACCATTACAACCGCGCGAAGAACCGGGTGCCGCCCGGGGACGTGGCGTTCCCGGCCACCTACAACGCGCAATCCGGGGCGTCTTCGTTCGACAACTCCGCGGCGCTCGCCTGTTCGAACGTGAGCTGCCACGGGGGGCAGGCGACGCCCAACTGGCAGACCGGCGCGCTGAACGTGAACACCCAGTGCACGAACTGCCACACGGACGGCACGACGTTCCAGTTCAACGGTCCGACCTCGAACGACCACAACCGCGGCCCGCACCGGGCCGCCGCCTGCACGGATTGCCACAACACCGCCACGCTCGCGGTGAATCATTTCACCAACCTCTCCACCACCGCGCTGGAGGGTCCGGCGTCCGCGACCATCGGGGGCGCGGGCACGCAGATCATCTCGTACACGCCGGCGAACCGTTCGTGCACCCCGACCTGCCACGGGAACGAGAACTGGTAG
- a CDS encoding helix-turn-helix domain-containing protein, producing the protein MKVKKVKIGIKSISTAMDDFVRTEDAAQRGVRTKKETGVYFTSLEAFRKVLTPRRFDLLRLIREREPASLHELARCAGRNIKNVSDDVKYLAQVGLVDLKDTENKISARVNYETILLEIAV; encoded by the coding sequence ATGAAGGTTAAAAAAGTGAAGATCGGAATCAAGAGCATATCGACGGCCATGGACGATTTCGTCCGGACTGAGGATGCAGCGCAAAGAGGCGTGCGAACGAAGAAGGAGACGGGGGTCTACTTTACCAGCCTGGAGGCATTCCGCAAGGTCCTAACTCCTAGACGGTTCGATCTCCTCCGCCTCATTCGCGAGCGGGAGCCCGCATCGCTGCACGAGCTTGCCCGTTGCGCCGGGCGCAACATAAAGAACGTTTCTGATGACGTGAAATATCTCGCGCAGGTTGGTCTTGTAGACCTCAAGGACACCGAAAACAAGATCTCGGCGCGGGTGAACTACGAGACGATCCTCCTGGAGATTGCAGTTTGA